TCCTGGGCGGAATGAAGAGCTACTCCACCGGCGACGTGAACCAGTTCATGAAGAGCTTCATCACGGAACAGCTGACCCAGCAGCTCAACAGCCAGTACTACATGGACGTCATGAGCAACCTGGAGAAGGCATCCACCTCCACCAAGATCCTGATCGACCCCTATTTCCAGCAGAGGGGTATCGAACTCCTGGCACTGAAGATCAACGAGGTATCCACCACCGAGGCGGAGAAGACCAAGGTGTTCGAGTACCTGCAGTTCAGCAGCGCCAACGGAGAGGCGTTCAAGAGATACGAGGTCATGGACCGCATGGCGGATGCCATCGGAGACTCCCAGGGAGGCGCGGCCATGGGTGCAGGGATGCTCCTGTTCCCCCAGATGTACCAACAGCTCAGCCAGCAGTCCGTCCAGGGCGTCCATCAGCAGGCCGCCGCACCGCAGGCCCAGAAGGTCATGTGCCCGTACTGCGGCGGACTGAACGACTACCCGTACAAGTTCTGCGGGAACTGCGGAAAGCCGTCCCCCATGATGCAAAACCAGCAGCAGGCCGCGGCCCCCGTACAGTCCGCTCCCGCGGCAGCGCCTGCGGCGGCCCCGGCCGGCGGTGCGGCGTTCAAGATCTGCCCGTACTGCGGACAGGACCTCAGCGGTCTGAAGAAGACCCCCAAGTTCTGCCCGTACTGCTCCGAGCAACTTGTGTAAACCTTGAGCCGGGCTCCGGCCCGGCCTGTTTTTTTACAATACCCAGACGATACATATTTACCCCCTTCGGGGACTGCAGGGACAGAAGGTGCCCTATGGAAAAGATAATGATGGATGTCATCGACCTCGCCGTGAAGGCCGGCGAGATGGTACTCTGCGACTCCGGTTTCAAAGTCGACAGCAAAGGGACCAAGGAGAACTACGTGACCTCCACCGACATAAAGGTCCAGGAGTATCTGAGGAGGGAACTGTCGAAGATCCTTCCGGGATCGTACTTCATGGGCGAGGAAGGGGACCTTCCGTCCGAGGACGACAGACTCAGGGGCAGCGACACCTGGGTATGGATAGTCGACCCCATAGATGGTACCGCCAACTACGCCAGAGGCTTGGAGAACAGTGTCGTATCCATAGCACTTATGAGATCTGGCACTGTCGTGATGGGAGTCGTCCGCCACCCATATCTCGATATGACGTTCTACGCATACGAGGGACGGGGGGCGTTCATGAACGGAGAAAGGATACATGTCTCCGACAGGGACTTGGAACACTCCATGCTCGCCACCGCCTGGTCGGCATACAACAAGGCACGCGCACCGGAATGCTTCCGCATAACCGAGAAACTGTACTACATCTGTGAGGACATCAGAAGGACCGGGACGGCGGCATTCGAACTCTGCATGCTGGCCAAAGGGGCCATAGACATATACTTCGAGATCAACCTGGCTCCGTGGGACTATGCGGCGGCCAGCAGGATCGTCAAGGAGGCAG
The nucleotide sequence above comes from Candidatus Methanomethylophilus alvi Mx1201. Encoded proteins:
- a CDS encoding SPFH domain-containing protein, whose translation is MAEKKQNVVFWKDQGPDDIIYVSPDDDLRTITSVTVPEHSVALFIRDGQLQGILEPGRHVTTSSNIPWLTALYNKALGFRETPFKCSVVFISLKIFNGKWGLRSMIKAAKEYEVPITLMANGDFQFRIQDVNVFYTQVLGGMKSYSTGDVNQFMKSFITEQLTQQLNSQYYMDVMSNLEKASTSTKILIDPYFQQRGIELLALKINEVSTTEAEKTKVFEYLQFSSANGEAFKRYEVMDRMADAIGDSQGGAAMGAGMLLFPQMYQQLSQQSVQGVHQQAAAPQAQKVMCPYCGGLNDYPYKFCGNCGKPSPMMQNQQQAAAPVQSAPAAAPAAAPAGGAAFKICPYCGQDLSGLKKTPKFCPYCSEQLV
- a CDS encoding inositol monophosphatase family protein, translated to MEKIMMDVIDLAVKAGEMVLCDSGFKVDSKGTKENYVTSTDIKVQEYLRRELSKILPGSYFMGEEGDLPSEDDRLRGSDTWVWIVDPIDGTANYARGLENSVVSIALMRSGTVVMGVVRHPYLDMTFYAYEGRGAFMNGERIHVSDRDLEHSMLATAWSAYNKARAPECFRITEKLYYICEDIRRTGTAAFELCMLAKGAIDIYFEINLAPWDYAAASRIVKEAGGYTMSLDGDLDLYASGPAIAGNTLANAEYVKKVAEEEIRRR